The nucleotide sequence ACGGTCACCTGGTCGATCTCAGATGTCCGTACGGTGATCTCGATCTTCCAGTCGCCCGCCATGGGGATCTGCACGCCGTTCGCGGTCCAGTGGCCGGTCGTGACGCGGTCGGGGACCACGGGCAGGGGGCCGATCTCCTTGGCCTTGAGGGTGAAGGCGACCTTCACCTCGGGGACGTCGAAGGGCTTGCCGTCGGGGCCCTGGACGTAGACGTGCATCTCGTTGGCACCCACGCGCGCGGGGTCGATCTGCAGCCGGGCCACGCCCTTGCCGTTCTTGCCCCCGGTGTCGAACGACATGTCCAGCGCCAACGCCCCTGACGTCTTGTCCTCCTGCGTCGCGGCAGCGTTGGCAGCCTTGGCATCCTCCACCGTGCGCCCAGGCTCGGCGGCCGTCAGCACCGTCGTGACGGCGAGCAGCACGACGGCGACGCCCGCCTCCGCCAGCACCGACCGGCGCAGACCCGTTCGGCCCGGATCGGCGTTCCGTATCCGCTTCTCACGCGTGCTCGCCACCGCCGCCTGCTGCCGGGCGAGCTGAGCGGCCCGCTCGGAGCCCTCGCCGGTGACCTTCTCCGAACCACCGCCCGCGCCCCGCGCGGAGCCACCGGTGGCGTGCGCGGCCGCCGGCTCCTTCTCCACCGCGGTTTCAGCATCCACCGCGGCTTCCGCCTTCGCCGGGGTTTCCGTTTCCACCGCGGCCGGTGCCTCCGCCAGTTGAGCGGTCCACCGGCGGGAGATCCATGCGATGCCGACGAGTACGGCGACCAGGCCGACCTTCACCAGGAGCAGCTGCCCGTACGAGGTGCCGGTCAGCGCGGACCAGGTGCCGACCTGGCGCCACGACTGGTAGATCCCGGTCGCGGTCAGTACGAGCACGCTGCCGAACGCGACCCGCGAGAACCGTCGTACGGCCTCGGTCTCGATCTGCGCGTCCACGGGCGCCCGGAACAGTGCCACGAGCAGGGTCGCCAGGCCGCCCAGCCAGGCGGCGACCGCCAGCAGGTGCAGGATGTCGAGGGGCATCGAGATGCCCGTCTGGATGCCGGTCGAGGCGTGCTCGGCCATCGCCCAGCTCGCGGCGAGACCGGCGGAGACCACGCCCCCGCCGATGGCCAGCCCGAAGGTGAGGTCCCGCCGCAGGGACTCGTCGTCGGCCTCCTCGGCCTCCTCGGCCTCCTCGGCCTCCTCGGCCTCCTCGGCCTCCTCGGCCTCCTCGGCCTCCTCGGCCTCCTCGGCTTCGGAGTCCGCTGCCGGGTTCTCTACGGAGTCCGCTTCCGAGTCGCTCTCGGTGTCCCCGGAAGGGCGCGTACGACCCTGAGAACCCTCTTCGGCTTCAGCGGCCCCATCGGCACCCTCGCCGATCGCCCCGCCGACCTTCTCGGACTCCCCGTCGTCCTCGACCTCCTCGTCCCGTCGCGCGTACGCCCCGAAGAGCACCGCGACGAACAGTGCCGCCGCGGCGAGCAGCAGCAGGCGGGAGACGAGGGCGGCGCCCGTCTTCGTCTGGAGGACCTGGCCCAGGAGGTCGAGGTCGAAGACGTCACCGAGCTTGCCGGAGCCGGTGTAGGAGCCGCGCAGGAGCAGCATCGCGAGCGTGGCGGTGGTCAGTGTGAGCCAGCCGGAGACCACCAGCCGCTGCACCGGCCGTACCCCGGCACCGCGCTGCCAGCAGGCCAGCACGAAGGCCGCGCCGCCGACCAGCAGGATGAAACCGGCGTACGACAGGTAGCGCGCGAACCCGTAGAGCCCGCCGACGATCCCGCCGCCGACCTCCTGCTCGGGTACCGCGACGGTCGTTTTGGAGGGCGCCCCCACGGAGAAGACGAAGGCGCCGGAGACAGGGTGGCTGTCCGCCGACACGACCTGGTAGGTGACGGTGAACGTGCCGTCGGGCAGGCCCGAGTGCAGCTCGACCGCATAGCTGTTGCCGCCCAGGTCGGTGACCTCGCCGGTGTCGGCCTTCTTGCCCTTGGGGTCGTACACGCGCACCGCGCCGTCGGACATCGCGACCTTCTCGGAGAAGGTGAGCGACACCTGGCCCGGTGCCTCCTGGACCACCGACCCCTGCTGAGGGTCGCTGCCCGTCAGCGCGGCGTGCGCGGAGACGGGCACGGCACCGGCGAGCAGTGCTCCGAGGGTGGCGAACAACAGCAACAGCAACGGCCTCAACCGGCTCAACGGTGCTACCTCCCTCAGTGCCCGCTGGTCGGCTGGTACGTCGCCGACTTCACTGGCATCTCGACCGTGATGGCCTCGGACTTGGTGAAGTTCAACCGCAGGGACACCGTCTCGCCTTCCTTCGGCTTGCGCTTCAGGTTCTCGAACATCAGGTGGTTTCCGCCGCTCTTGAGCACGAGTTCGCCGTTGGCGGGGACCTTCAGGCCCGTGACCCCCTGCATCGACTGCCCGGTCGTCTCATGGACGGTGACGTCCCGGGCGACGTCGCTGGTGACGGAGGTCAGCTCGTCCGCCGTACCGCCCTCGTTCTCGATGACGAGGAAACCGGCGGCCAGGGAGTCCGTGACGGGCTGCGGCATGTATGCCGACTTCACGGACAGTTTCGCGGCGGAGGCGGAGGCGGAGGCGGAAGAAGAGGAGTCGGAGGACCCGCACCCGGCCAGGACGAGCGTGGCGGTGGAGACCAGGACGGGACCGGCGAGTCGATGCCTCACGGGTTCTCGCCCTTGAGCAGCTTCGGCAGGTCCTTCTCGTAGTCCTGCACGGTGGCGCCCTCGCCGTACAGCACATAGCCCCCGTCGGTCTTCGGCGAGAACGCGATGACCTGGGTGCCGTGCTCGGAGATGGTCTTGCCGTTCTTGTCCTTGGTCGGCGGGCTGATGGAGATGCCGACGGTACGGGCGCCGGCCTGGATCTCGTCGAAGTCGCCGGTCAGGCCGACGATCTCGGCGTCGATGCCCTTGAGCCACTTGCCGAGCTCCGCCGGGGTGTCCCGCTCGGGGTCGGTGGTGACGAAGACGAGCCGGAGGTTCGCCAGTTCCGACTTGGACACCTTCTTCGCCACCTCCTTCTTCGCGACCGCGAGGTTGTTCATGGTCAGCGGGCAGACGTCGGGGCAGTTGGTGTAGCCGAAGTAGATCAGCGTCGGCTTGCCCTCGGTCTCCTTGCGGAGGTCGTACGACTTGCCGTTCGTGTCGGTGAGGACCAGGTCCGGCTTGGTGAACGGCTGGTCGAGGACCGTGGCGGCCTTCCGCGGGCCGGTGCCGGAGACCTCGGCGACCGATGTCGTCGAGGCGTCGCCCGTGCCGCAGGCCGAGAGGGTGAGGACGGCCGCGACCAGCAGGGCGCCGGCCGCGAACGTCTTCTTCTTCGTCGTGTTCGTGCGCATAGAGAAATGTCCCAGTTGTTCGAGCCCCGGCGCGCACGGGGGCGTACGCCGTCGCGGACAGCCTGTGTACGGAGTTCGGTACGGAGTTCGTACGGGCCGCGTGCGCGCCGAGGGGGAAGGGGCCGAGAAGCCGGAGGCTCAGGCGTTCGTGCGCCGACGGCCGGCCAGGACGCCGTACGCCACGCCGGCGGCGCCGACGACGATGCCCACGATGCCGAGGAGGCGGGCGGTGGTGTCGCTGGTGTCGGTGGGCGCGGCGGCGGTCTCCTTCGACGCGGCCTCGGCGTTCTTGGCGTCCTTCGACTCGTCGGAGGCGGTGGAGGCGCCGGACGAGCCGTGGTGGTCCTCGGACGCGGCCGACAGCGCGAGCACGGGTGCCGGGTTCTCAGGCTCCTCCTCGCCGTCCTTCGGCACCTCGATCCAGCGGACGACCTCCTTGTTGGAGTACGTCTGGATGGCCTTGAAGACCAGTTCGTCGGTGTTCTCGGGTAGCTGGCCCATGGAGACCGGGAACTTCTGGAAGAAGCCCGCCGCGATGCCGTCGCCGGTGGCGGTCCAGGTGATCTTGGAGATGGCCTCGTCGATCTGCTCGCCGTGCAGCTCGACCGGCTTGTCGAGCTTGGCCTTGGTGACCTTGATCTTCCAGCCGGGGATGGCCTCCGGCTGCGCCGAGGCGAGCGGGTGGTCGGTCGGGAAGTTGACCTCGAGCTTGGTGGTCGTGGCGTCGTCGCGCTCGTTGGGGACCTTGAAGTTGACGGTCGCGTACCCGCCCTTGGCCGCCGTGCCCTCCGCCGCGACGCTGACGTGCGCGAACGCGGGGCCGGACAGGAGGAGGACGGCCGAACCGGCAAGGGCGCCGACGGCGGCGATACGAGAAGCCTTCATGACTGGTGACACTCCACAGTGGATGAGGGAGAAGAGCGGAAGAGGGGCGGCGCGCGCCGCGAGCCGACGGCCGGGCCGAGGGCCCGATCCCGAGGCCTGGGGCCGGGGCTGGGGCCCGAGGCCGAGGCCTGGGGCCGGGGCTGGGGCCCGAGGCCGAAGGCCGGGAGCTCGAAGCCGGGAGCGGAAACTGATGCGCGCGTGTCTCGACGCCCTACGACGGACTCCTCTCCCAGGTGCGGAGTGAGCGGGCGTCGTGTCAGGCGGCGAGGGCGAAGGCGGGCGCCGCCCTCGGCGGGCCGCGCCGGACGAGTGTGTGCTGGAGGGCGGTCGTCCGCGGGGGCGCGGGCGCCGCGTAGCCGGCGCGCGGGGCACTCGAAACGGCCTCCGGCGCACTCGGGAGGCCGGACCGCAGGACCCTCGCCAGCGCGAGTGCCCCACGCAGGGGCCGTACGGGCGGCTTCAGGGCCGACAGTCGTGCCAGGCGCAGTAGCGCCAGGTCGCCGTGACGGAGCATCCACCCGGCGGCGACGGCCGCGAGTACATGGCCGAGCAGCATGGGCAGGGACGGCAGGAGAGCGGCTGAGGAGCCCGGCGCGGTCGTCATGGCGTCCGCCGGGTCGTGCGCGGCGTGGGTGCCGCCGACACCGGCATCGATGAGGATCCGCTGGGCCTGCGCGGGGCTCAGGGCCGCCGCGGTCGTGCCGCACACGAAGCGGGCGGCGCGCTCGATGAGCACCGCGTCCATGGCGTCCATGGCGTCTGTGGTCCGCGACGCGGCCGTCGGCCCGTGCTGGCCCAGCCCGAACAGAATGTGCAGCAAGGTCTGGCCCACCGCCAGCGTCGCCGCGATGCCCGGCAGCGAGCGTTCCCGTCCGGCCAGGGCGGCCGCGACGGAGAAGACGCCGACGAACCCGATGCCCAGGCTCCACAGCGGGATCGCCGCGCATGCGGCGAGCGCGTGCCCGGCCCCGGCCAGCACGACGCAGACCGCGGCGAACACCGCGGCCCGCAGAATCCGGGGTTCACCTCCGGCGCGCGCCCGGCGCGGGGCGCCTGGCCGGTGTGGGTGGGGGGCAGTCATGGCGGGCTCATCATCGCACCGGGGCGCTCCGCTGGGTTCGGCGGGTTCATGCGGTGAGGTACGGGGAGACGGGGGCCGGTGTTCACGTGGGGGTTCGGGTGCGGTCGAGGGGTTGGGCGATCGGGGGTGGGGCGCGATTGGGGGTGGGGTGCGCGGTTGGTTGGCGGGTGCGGGTCGTGTGTGGCTTGTCGCGCAGTTCCCCGCGCCCCTAAAAGACCACCGGCCCTCGTGGCGTTGCACGAGCACCGGCCCTCGCGTCCCTAAAGACCACCGGTCCCTCGTGGCGTTGCACGAGCACCGGCCCTCGCGTCCCTAAAGACCACCGGTCCCTCGTGGCGTTGCACGAGCACCGGCCCTCGCGTCCCTAAAGACCACCGGCCCCTCGCGGCCTTGCACGAGCGCGCCGGCCGTGCGGCCCAGAGGTACCGACCCTGCGGCCTGGTACGGCCACCTGCCCTGCGGCCCGGAACAAGCGCCGGCCCTCGCGGCCTTGCACGAGCACCCGCCCCCGCAGACCGGAACGAGCACCGGCCCCGCAGCCCAGAGAGATGGCCGGCCCCGTGCCTCAAAAGGATCGCTGGCCCCTGTCGCCTCGAAGGGTGTCGGCCCTACGGGCTTACAGCCGGGAACGCCGGCCCTGCGGTCCTGAAAGGTGCTGCCTTTTCTGTGACGCTGAAAGTGCGGGAGTCGCCGCCGCAGTTCCTTGCGGCCTGAAGGACCCGCTGCTCCCCCGCGGCCGTGCGAGACGCGCTGTTGCCGATGTTCGTGAAGGGCGCGTGACGGTCCTTGCTCCCTCAAGCTTCCCCTCGAACTGCCCCCTCGATCGCGAAGTCTTCCGGGTCTCTGAAAGCTGTGTGCTTGAGTGTCGAAAGGGGTGGGTGATTCGGAAGGGTTCGGTCCGCATACACCGATTGTGCGGGGGGCGCATCCGCCGTATGGGCGGAGAGAGGGCTTCCGGGCGATTGCGCACCGCTCTCGGCGGCAATACGTAACGGTATGTCGAGCCGCGGCCTGGAGGCTGGAGCATGAGCATCTGGTGGTCACTCCATTTGCGGCGCGAGGCTGCGAGCGTGCCGCTCGCGCGCCGGCTGCTGATCGGCACGATGGAGACGGCGGGCGTCGACCCGGACGTCTCCTACGACCTCTCCGTCGCCCTCAGCGAGGCCTGTGCCAACGCTGTCGAGCACGGCGGTGGGCTCTCGGCCGGCGCCACCACCGAGGCGTACCGGGTCACGGCCTACCTCGACGGCGAGAAGTGCCGTATCGAGGTCGCCGACTCGGGCCCCGGCTTCCCGCACCGTCATCCGGTCCGCCCGGCTCACACCGATGCCGAGAGCGGGCGCGGCCTCTGTCTCATCCGCGAACTCGCCGACCACGTTCACATCGGCAACAAACCGGACCACGGTGGCGCGATCGTCAGCTTCGACAAGATCCTGAAGTGGCGCGAGGACGCACCGCTGGTGGCGGTATAGCGCGCCCCTGCCCCTGGATCGGCCCTCTGCTCCTGGATCGGCCGCCTGCTCCTGGTTCCGGCCCCTCCTCCCGGATCCGGCCCCCGCGTCAGATCTGGTGCGGCTCCAGATCCCGTCCGACGCGTCGCCAGGAACGGACCAGCGTGGTGACCGGGTGGGCTCTGCCCAGCAGTTGGGTCAGTCGGGTCACCGCCCTCTCCTGGAGCTGACCGGCCTCCTCACGACGGGTGTCCCGCAGAGTGATCGCCAGATTGCCCATGCCGACCAGCACATCGGGGTGGTCCGCGCCGAACCGTCGCCGCAGTCCCTCCACGGCCCGGCGTTCCCAGTGCTCGGCCTGATCGTGCAGCCCGCGGTCCCCGTAGGCGTTGGCCAGGTTGAGACCGGCGGACAGGACGGACGGGTGGTCGTCCCCGAGGGTGGCGGCCAGACAGTCGCGGGCGTGGCGGCTCAGTTCCTCGGCCGTCTCCGTGTTGCCGAGGGCCCGGTGGTACATGGCGAGGTTGTTGAAGCAGTACATGGTGAACGGGTGTTCGGCGCCGAACGAGTCCCGGTAGCCGTCCAGCACCTCCTCGACCTGGCGGACCGCCCGTGCGGGACCGTCCTCGACATCCGTGGCGTAGTAGTCCGCGGCGAGGTTGAGCCCGCACGCCAGGACCTCGGGGATCGTGCTGCCGTAGCGGTCGTGGTAGCGGGCGTACGTCCTCCAGGTCTCCTCCGTGATCCGCAGCGCCTCGGCGGTACGGCCCGCCTTGCGCAGCGAGACGGCGAGGCTCTTGTCGGCCTGGAGGACCTCGGGCACACCCGGGTTGAACACCTGCTCGAATCCCTCGCGCACCTCGCGCAGGAACTCGGCGGAGGTCCGGTAGTCGCCGAGATCGCGCAGATCGCGCGCGTGGAGCCCCTTGGTGGCGAGGGTGTACGGGTGTGTCGGGCCCAGCAGCGCGGTACGGCGGCGGACCGTGTCCTCGTCGAGCCGACGGGCGGCCTCGCTGTCACCGGCCAGCCGGAGGTCGATGGCGAGGTTGTTGGCGGCGGAGAGCGTACGCGGATGGTCCTCGCCGAAGACGTCCGCGAAGCCCTGGTGGATCCGCGTGTCCAGTTCCAGGGCCTCCTTGAAGCGACCCAGCGCCCGGTAGTCGGCGGCGACGCTGCCGGAGGCGATGAGGATGCTCGGATGGTCCTCGCCGAACAGCCGGCGCCGGCCGTCCCGTGTGCTCTCGTCCATGGCGACCGCGGCCCGGTAGTCGCCCTGGGCTCGCAGCACGTTCGCCAGCTGGAAGCGCAGGTTGAGGATCTGCTCGTCGTCCCGGTCCCCGAACGCGTCCGTCCACAGCTCGTGCAGTTGGGTGGCCAGGGTCCGCGCGGCGTGCAGTTCGCCGCGCCTGGCCAGGTAGCGCACACGGTCCACCAGCAGCTGGCGCGGCTCATCCTTGGTGCACGAACGGATGTTCGATGGCGTGAGGTGCGGCCAGATCGCCTCCAGCCCGGGCCACTGCGCGGGATCGTCCACATCGCCCTCGCTGGGCCGCGCGGCGGCGAGGATGCCGTGCACTTCGTGCATGGTCTCCAGATGCCGCTGGTCGTCCAGGCTGTCGCGCACCGCCGCCTGGACCAGGCGGTGCACCTGGATCGAGTTGTCGGCCGAGTCGACCTTGGCGAGCGCGAGGCGGTTCAGGGCCTGGGTGACGCGGCCGAGCATGTAGCGCGCCCGCAGGTCCCGGTCGTACGGGAGGAGCGCGTCGATCATCGCGTCGCTGCTGATCAGGGACATCGAGATGGGCTCGGCGGCGAAGAAGGCGCACAGTTCGAGGAGCCGGGCGGCGGCCGGTGACTCCTCGCGCAGCCGGGCGATGGAGATGTTCCAGGTGGCGCCGACGGAGGACGGGTACTCGACTGCGTCCACGGCCTCCTGCACGGACAGCACCCGGGTGGACTGCTCCGTCAGCTGCTCGATGTACTCCTGCACCGGGGTGGCCGTCGTCTCCAGCCAGGCCGCCGCGACCTCCACGGCGAGCGGCAGGTCGCCCAGCGCGTCGGCGACCCGGTCCGCGTCGTTCTCGCGCAGTCCCGGCACCCGGCGGCACAGGTGCTCCACGCTCTCCTCGCGGGTGAAGACCTCCATCTCCAGCGACTGGACCGTGGTCGAGGCGGGCCGGGCCCGGGTGGTGGCCAGGATGTGGCCGTAGACCTGGTCGGGCAGGGACGCGGCGCGCTCCGGGAAGAGGTGCAACGCCTTGTCCAGGTCGGGGACGTTGTCGAAGATCAGCAGCCAGCGCTCGCACGGGTCCCCGTGCCGGAGGGCCGCCATGGCCGCCTCCGCAGCCTCCGCGACGTCGTCGCCGACGGGCAGGTCCAGTTCCTGGGCGAGCGCGGCCACCTTCGGCAGGACCAGATCCGGTTGCTCGGCGTCGATCCACCACACCAGGTCGTAGTCCGCCTTGAACCGGTGCGCGTATTCGCGGGCCAGCTGCGACTTGCCCACCCCGCCCAGACCGTGCAGCACCTGCGGCAGCCGCTGTCCGGAGCGGCCGCTGACCAGGCGTTCGCGCAGCCGGTCCAGGATCGGTGAGCGGCCGGTGAACCACGGGTAGCGGGGCTGGACGTTGGAGATCCGCGTACCGGTGTGGGGAAAGCGCGCGGCGACGCCGGGCGGCGCGGGCAGGATGTCCGGGTGGTCGAGGCCGGTCAGCAGCGTGGTGTACGCCCGCTCCTCGTCCAGCCGGGTCAGGTCGATGGCGCCCCGGCCGGAGTGCGGCAGGCTGAGCCGGACGTCGTCGACACGCACCGCCACCGGCCGGTTCCGGGGCTTGTGCCCACCGGCACGTACGGCGTCGTCCCAGGCCCGGCGGGCCCGCCGGGAGTTGAGGAAGGCGGGGGAGACCACGGCGAGCAGCCGTTCCGAGTCGTCGGCCGCGTCCTCGGCACCGGTCCCGGCCCGGTCGTCGTCCCTCTGCGTCCCGTCGACGTCCTGCGGCAGCTCCCGGACGTCCATGGGCGCCACTTCGAAGCCCGCGTCCCGCAGCACGGACTCCAGCCAGTCCACCCACATCCGGTCCTCGGAGACGTAGTACAGCACCAGCCGGGAGACGGGCAGTGGCCGCCGCCGGGTGTACGCGGCCTTGTACCGGGCCCGCTTCTCCTCGCCGA is from Streptomyces sp. NBC_01314 and encodes:
- the fxsT gene encoding FxSxx-COOH system tetratricopeptide repeat protein, which codes for MTENRNGTVITFYSYKGGTGRTMTLANVAWILAANGHRVLTVDWDLEAPGLHKFFHPFLNPAMLRATPGLSNLIGDYRREALRDLPDRAPDWHRRYARVRPHALTLDWSFPEGGSLDFLSAGRRHDDYPMIGNMDWELFYASYGGGRFFEAMRADMRRHYDYTLIDSRTGLSDLADVCTVQMPSTLVVCYTLSGQSIEGAAAVAQSVRERFGHKGIRVLPLAMRIDLGEKDKLDAGRALARELFAGLPAGLDGERLTDYWSSMEVLYQPYYAYEEILAAFGDPPKTANSMLSACERVTSVVTEGRVTRLPLIGEEKRARYKAAYTRRRPLPVSRLVLYYVSEDRMWVDWLESVLRDAGFEVAPMDVRELPQDVDGTQRDDDRAGTGAEDAADDSERLLAVVSPAFLNSRRARRAWDDAVRAGGHKPRNRPVAVRVDDVRLSLPHSGRGAIDLTRLDEERAYTTLLTGLDHPDILPAPPGVAARFPHTGTRISNVQPRYPWFTGRSPILDRLRERLVSGRSGQRLPQVLHGLGGVGKSQLAREYAHRFKADYDLVWWIDAEQPDLVLPKVAALAQELDLPVGDDVAEAAEAAMAALRHGDPCERWLLIFDNVPDLDKALHLFPERAASLPDQVYGHILATTRARPASTTVQSLEMEVFTREESVEHLCRRVPGLRENDADRVADALGDLPLAVEVAAAWLETTATPVQEYIEQLTEQSTRVLSVQEAVDAVEYPSSVGATWNISIARLREESPAAARLLELCAFFAAEPISMSLISSDAMIDALLPYDRDLRARYMLGRVTQALNRLALAKVDSADNSIQVHRLVQAAVRDSLDDQRHLETMHEVHGILAAARPSEGDVDDPAQWPGLEAIWPHLTPSNIRSCTKDEPRQLLVDRVRYLARRGELHAARTLATQLHELWTDAFGDRDDEQILNLRFQLANVLRAQGDYRAAVAMDESTRDGRRRLFGEDHPSILIASGSVAADYRALGRFKEALELDTRIHQGFADVFGEDHPRTLSAANNLAIDLRLAGDSEAARRLDEDTVRRRTALLGPTHPYTLATKGLHARDLRDLGDYRTSAEFLREVREGFEQVFNPGVPEVLQADKSLAVSLRKAGRTAEALRITEETWRTYARYHDRYGSTIPEVLACGLNLAADYYATDVEDGPARAVRQVEEVLDGYRDSFGAEHPFTMYCFNNLAMYHRALGNTETAEELSRHARDCLAATLGDDHPSVLSAGLNLANAYGDRGLHDQAEHWERRAVEGLRRRFGADHPDVLVGMGNLAITLRDTRREEAGQLQERAVTRLTQLLGRAHPVTTLVRSWRRVGRDLEPHQI
- a CDS encoding SCO family protein, which produces MRTNTTKKKTFAAGALLVAAVLTLSACGTGDASTTSVAEVSGTGPRKAATVLDQPFTKPDLVLTDTNGKSYDLRKETEGKPTLIYFGYTNCPDVCPLTMNNLAVAKKEVAKKVSKSELANLRLVFVTTDPERDTPAELGKWLKGIDAEIVGLTGDFDEIQAGARTVGISISPPTKDKNGKTISEHGTQVIAFSPKTDGGYVLYGEGATVQDYEKDLPKLLKGENP
- a CDS encoding copper chaperone PCu(A)C, which encodes MRHRLAGPVLVSTATLVLAGCGSSDSSSSASASASAAKLSVKSAYMPQPVTDSLAAGFLVIENEGGTADELTSVTSDVARDVTVHETTGQSMQGVTGLKVPANGELVLKSGGNHLMFENLKRKPKEGETVSLRLNFTKSEAITVEMPVKSATYQPTSGH
- a CDS encoding ATP-binding protein — protein: MSIWWSLHLRREAASVPLARRLLIGTMETAGVDPDVSYDLSVALSEACANAVEHGGGLSAGATTEAYRVTAYLDGEKCRIEVADSGPGFPHRHPVRPAHTDAESGRGLCLIRELADHVHIGNKPDHGGAIVSFDKILKWREDAPLVAV
- a CDS encoding copper resistance CopC/CopD family protein — protein: MSRLRPLLLLLFATLGALLAGAVPVSAHAALTGSDPQQGSVVQEAPGQVSLTFSEKVAMSDGAVRVYDPKGKKADTGEVTDLGGNSYAVELHSGLPDGTFTVTYQVVSADSHPVSGAFVFSVGAPSKTTVAVPEQEVGGGIVGGLYGFARYLSYAGFILLVGGAAFVLACWQRGAGVRPVQRLVVSGWLTLTTATLAMLLLRGSYTGSGKLGDVFDLDLLGQVLQTKTGAALVSRLLLLAAAALFVAVLFGAYARRDEEVEDDGESEKVGGAIGEGADGAAEAEEGSQGRTRPSGDTESDSEADSVENPAADSEAEEAEEAEEAEEAEEAEEAEEAEEAEEADDESLRRDLTFGLAIGGGVVSAGLAASWAMAEHASTGIQTGISMPLDILHLLAVAAWLGGLATLLVALFRAPVDAQIETEAVRRFSRVAFGSVLVLTATGIYQSWRQVGTWSALTGTSYGQLLLVKVGLVAVLVGIAWISRRWTAQLAEAPAAVETETPAKAEAAVDAETAVEKEPAAAHATGGSARGAGGGSEKVTGEGSERAAQLARQQAAVASTREKRIRNADPGRTGLRRSVLAEAGVAVVLLAVTTVLTAAEPGRTVEDAKAANAAATQEDKTSGALALDMSFDTGGKNGKGVARLQIDPARVGANEMHVYVQGPDGKPFDVPEVKVAFTLKAKEIGPLPVVPDRVTTGHWTANGVQIPMAGDWKIEITVRTSEIDQVTVSKNAKIG
- a CDS encoding YcnI family protein; protein product: MKASRIAAVGALAGSAVLLLSGPAFAHVSVAAEGTAAKGGYATVNFKVPNERDDATTTKLEVNFPTDHPLASAQPEAIPGWKIKVTKAKLDKPVELHGEQIDEAISKITWTATGDGIAAGFFQKFPVSMGQLPENTDELVFKAIQTYSNKEVVRWIEVPKDGEEEPENPAPVLALSAASEDHHGSSGASTASDESKDAKNAEAASKETAAAPTDTSDTTARLLGIVGIVVGAAGVAYGVLAGRRRTNA